Proteins from one Bacteroidales bacterium genomic window:
- a CDS encoding ATP-binding protein — protein MQKHYIIKLIEEGEHQQLDFKFAVNDSKKIARSLSAFANTNGGRLLIGVKDNGKIAGVRSEEEYHMIEAASELYTNPKVNFNTIKHIIAGKQILEIIIKKSKDRPHSAPDEKGKMKAFIRINDENLLANGVLIKVWQQEKKDIGVKIHYNEAEKFILKFLSENEHITFSKFCKLADIKREYAEKIIVDFILLDLIEIVISDSLIFYRLKNN, from the coding sequence ATGCAAAAACATTATATCATAAAACTTATAGAAGAAGGCGAACATCAACAATTGGATTTTAAATTTGCAGTAAATGACTCCAAAAAGATAGCCCGCTCTTTATCAGCTTTTGCAAATACCAACGGAGGAAGATTATTGATAGGTGTTAAAGATAACGGAAAAATTGCAGGTGTCAGAAGTGAAGAAGAATATCATATGATTGAAGCAGCATCTGAACTTTATACAAATCCAAAAGTCAATTTTAATACAATAAAACATATTATTGCCGGCAAACAAATTCTTGAAATTATTATTAAAAAAAGCAAAGACAGACCACATTCAGCACCTGATGAAAAAGGAAAAATGAAAGCTTTTATAAGAATTAATGATGAAAATTTATTGGCAAACGGGGTATTAATAAAAGTTTGGCAACAAGAGAAAAAAGATATCGGTGTAAAAATTCATTATAATGAAGCAGAGAAGTTTATCTTAAAATTCTTATCAGAAAATGAACATATAACTTTTTCAAAATTTTGCAAACTTGCCGATATTAAACGAGAATATGCAGAAAAAATTATTGTTGATTTTATACTCCTTGATCTTATTGAGATTGTTATTTCAGACAGTTTAATTTTTTATCGATTAAAGAACAATTAA